A window of the Juglans microcarpa x Juglans regia isolate MS1-56 chromosome 5D, Jm3101_v1.0, whole genome shotgun sequence genome harbors these coding sequences:
- the LOC121266299 gene encoding uncharacterized protein LOC121266299, whose amino-acid sequence MALRNFYNEIKGLKVKELPNHVKPMLSINYVKTAIQRGLDNYHAKYIQTSSIDPLYHVCFGGMIFSYLVALPEERRHLEHQQHAKEHGD is encoded by the coding sequence ATGGCACTGAGGAACTTCTACAATGAGATCAAAGGGCTGAAGGTAAAGGAACTGCCCAACCATGTGAAGCCAATGCTTTCCATCAACTATGTGAAGACTGCAATACAGAGAGGGCTGGACAACTACCATGCCAAGTACATCCAAACCAGCTCCATTGACCCACTCTACCATGTCTGCTTTGGTGGAATGATCTTTTCCTACCTGGTTGCACTCCCTGAGGAACGCCGCCACCTTGAGCACCAGCAGCATGCCAAAGAGCATGGCGACTGA